The Marasmius oreades isolate 03SP1 chromosome 2, whole genome shotgun sequence genomic sequence TAAAGGGTTCTTCTCATCGAAAAGCAGAAACAAATACTGAGCAGAGATCGTTTTCAGTGGGAGGTGGATGATGGCGAAGAGGGTGAGATGAACGGTACCTTCAGAGTTTCAGAAAGAGCGAAGGACTCCATACGATCATCTCGCTTGTTTGTGCGCAAATCTTGGATTCCGGTCAATCCACAAGCCACTTTCGCGCGGGTGGTAATATCGAATAGTACTCTTTCCCCAACATCTAAATAGAAAGGATCACGTGTAGCCTGACAGAGATGGATTATGTGACTTTAGAATGACCCGCGAAAGAGACGCCCCTTACGCGATAGAGATACCAAGTAGATTCAATGAATTCTTAAAACTATCATCAGTGAGGTTATTCACGGGAGTCAGACGCAAAACGCACCGGGTCGTAAAGGGTATCCATGAGAAGTGGCTTGCCTAAAACTGGTGTCGTAGACTTCGGGTATTCCTGAGTGCTTTCTCCAGAGATTATAATCTATCAAGAAGACCAATTATGGCTCGATCATGTGTAGGACGAAAAGAAGCCACCAACATAGCATATGTAGTCTAACAGCATTCTGAATATCACCGGCTAACACTTGTAACCCAGGCCAGAATGCCGAGAGCGAATCAATGGTATTATACGCGACGTCGCCACTGCGGATGTTTACCAGACGATACTGGCGAAGGTATCAGTTGGAAGAGCTCAGTAAAGAAAGTAGGTACCTACCCAAAATCCATCTGTAGATCGCGAATATCTCATAATGGAAGTGTATGCATCGTCCCAAACGTCAAGGAATTCAACGTCACCTAGAATGCTGTATCAAAGCTGAAACATGGAATTTGAAGGGAAAGCGTACATACCACTTAGAATATACCACTTCAACGCATACTCGTAGAAGGAATCAATGCCAGCACCTATACCGGTTATCTCGGGGGAGTTCCATTCCTATGCGATTGCTTAGTCTGGAACGATTTCGGACAGGTCAAAAAAACATACACCTGTCCAGGTATTGATTGTATTTCCAACCAGATCGATATCCGACCTGCGATTCCACAACGCAAAGAAGGCCTTATGTGCAGCTCTCTCGAAACGGTCATCACCGGTGAGACGGCTGAGAGTTGCAAATTCCAGGATGAGGGACCCCGCGCCAGCAGTACCTATGAACGTGTTGCTTAGActacaagaatcaagataaAGTTATTCGTCACCGACAAGTCTCCGTTGTTTCGCCTTTTATGACTCCCCGTCTCAAATTAACTCTGGCATACGGGATACCTGTAGGGGTTGAAAATGCGGGAAGTAGCCTTGTACCAAGGTCGTGTGCCATGTCGAGGAGTTCGCCTTTATACCAGGGAAGGTGAAAAGGGCCGGTTTTGTTCGCGTATATGTGCCCGGATAGGAGTCCTCCTAGCACCCGAATTGTTGTTTCAAAAACTTGCGGTTTGGTGTTGACGTCGAAGGAGACCCATTctattacatctttgaccgCATTTTCAAAACCCGGGCGATCATTGAGGACAACGAATGTATCTAGAACATCTATCAATGTTAAGGAGAAATTCCCCATAACGTCGTTATATCCTATGTTGAGGCTGGAGATAGGTCGTGAAAACAAGGACCAACAACAGATAATCGAACTCACTCACGCGTTCTCCCAATCAGGACCTTGCCCAGAACAACTCAATGGCGTCAGCTATCATGGAGAACTTCAGTCGTGATGCTTTGTGATCTAATACGGGGGGTCGGACTACCTCGTCCAGCGGAAACGCTGACGACGAATAAGCATACGTGGTTACACTACCAAATTCTGGATCACGCACCAAATGTCATGTAGTTATCGAATCCATGATACCACAGTTCACGAGTCTGCTCCCTGAATCAACTTCAAGCCTTGTTCCCTGTACAATTGAGAATCACGGACCGGGCGAGTAGTTTTCGTTGAGGAGTCCATTGATTAGACGAGTCCAACGACGATGAAGCCCGAGTGCTCTGAGCCCAATCAAGTGCCTCGAGTACCACGACGAAAAGGCCAGCCAGAGACTCGGGCAGAAATCGCATAGAGGGATAACCAAAGAAGAAGGCTAACAATGACACAAATGCGGTCGTGGCAACATTCACGGCCGATTATGAGTCTCACGGCGCGGCGCGTCTTGCTGTCATGTTGATCACCGATGTATCGAGTCGCCTGGGGGAATTCATGCTCAAAGGATGGGTAAGTCCGCAATGAGGCACCATGTATTTTACTCTGATGATGCACTAGGTCCTTACAGATATTCCCTGTACTACGAAAGGTTGTAAAGTACCCCTCATGCGTTCACCTAACGGCGTAACACCTGTCGTCCACTTCTGTGCAAACTGTCAAGAGAATCCTGAATGTAACTCTCTTCCTAACCAGTCTACTCGTTTGACCCATCTCACTGACTCGGACTGTCAGCTTCTCGCTCCCAATCGGAGACATCATCGAGCTCAGCACTTTCAAGATCTCGACCTTCCACACCTCCCACAGAACTGTCTAGTGAGCCAAGTTCGCCGACATTTGATCTTCCTCCAGAAACCCCAGAAAGCGTACGGCGTCGTGAACAATCAGACAGGGCATCAGCGGAAATCGGAAACCGTTTACTCAAAGGATGGGTAATGTTAGCCGAGGAATGTCCCAATAACCAATGTTTCGGTGTACCTCTCGTGCGCCCTCCAAAGCCAGGAGGAGAGAAAGATACGAGAAAGGTACGTCCCAGTCACACGACACTGTCTTCAGCTTCAGCTTTTACCCAGGAATGTGTCATCTGTGGCGGCGTGTACACCACAGAATGTGATCGGGCTGGAAGAGAACGATTAGTCCCTGTTTCTACCGAGGACCTTCTCGAAGTGACCCCACATCCTGAAACCTCGAACCTTAGGACCACAGTGAGTGTTTCTACAAGTCGTTCTGAACATTAAATTATCATAACTCCGCCAGCTATCCGCTGAGATTGACGTGGCAAAAAGGGAAACGGTTGTCTTTACACCGTCGGTCTTCCCAAATGCTACATCCATGAAGGATTCACATGCCGGTTCTCAAGTGACCTCAAGTTCAACCTTGGACGTCTGTGCAACCTCGCTCGAAAACACCTTGTTATCCTTGTCGCATCGACTAGATTCTCTTTCAAATCCCTCTCTTGGGGTTATCATCGATCCCCTCTCCATATCTTCTCTCGCTGAAAGTATCTCGAAAACGACACAAGCACTAACACACGTGAAGGAATTACAATGGAAAGAAACGGGCATGACCATGAGAAACACGGCAAGTTTAAACAATAGGTCGTAATCACAGATGAAGGAAGCCTAAGTATGATCACGTATGTATGATGTTCCCTTTCCCGATTGAACTGGAATCTCTATCTTCGACCGTGCAGGCGACTACGTTTCTGCCTACTCGACTGGCCGTGAACCATATCGATTTCATCCCTACTGAGTTTCAGAGTACCTCCACTGAAATGACCGATCCCCATTTGGAGTCCTCTCTGACGTTTTTGGGGCTTCTTTTCTATGCGAGAGTCTTCGAATAGTCTTTTGAGCTTAGGGTGATAGTTTCCCAGATTCTTGGCCTATAGAAACAAATGAGGCCAAAGTGAAGCAGCTAATCCAGAGCAGGAAGAACCTCCTCGAGCCGAGCTTTGCGGCGTTGCTTTTCTTTACTTAGTAATCCTTCGCGTACTCGTTTGGACGCTTTGTTATGTTCCTCATTTCGGACTGTTTTTTCGCCTCGACCAAGCTTCGCTGACCCGGAAAGCTCCAGAACGCGTCCAGAGAGAGCCTTCTGACGTTGAGCATGAGTGAGTTCAAGATCGGAGCTTAACGATCCGGAGAGCAGTTTGGTGTGGACCAAACGATACAATAACGCATCGTTCTCAATATTCGACCTATCTTCACGTTAAAATCCCACCTGGAGCGGTCTCAAACATACTGGGAACAAACTTACCGTTCATCGGTTTCGTGCTCATCGGTTATTTTCCGTTCAGCTATTTTGTCGCTCCTAAGTTTCGAAATTCTTGGGGACTAGAAGAGCTTGATAAGCCAGCGGTGTAGAATAGGAAAAGCCGACAGAACCATGAATAGTTTTCCATTAGCATGATCTTTGGATTTTTCTGCCTTCGGTTCTGAATGGATAACAACGTGGGGAGCAGTCGAACTTCCTTGGACGAATTCGTCATCGTTGTAGTCCGAGTATTCATCTGAGCTGGTGGATTGAGAAAAGAGCCAGATAAAGTAGGGATATGACGGCGCGTCACCTAATGAATCCTGCTCCTCTTCTTGTGAACTTTGGTCGATCCCTCCCCATTCAGATCCCTCGTCTGAGGAATGTGGCGTGTCGCTAGGTTGAGCTTTAATATTAGAGCGGGCGGGATGGCTGGAGAAAGAGGTCATGAATTGCTCGCCGTGAGCTTGCAAAAGTCGGAGCAATTCATTTGCATCTGCCATTTAGCAACGGCACCAGAGAGCGTAGTCCTCGAAATCGGAACTGCCGCTGTATTACATAAGTACCTGTACTGTTACTGTGTTCCCCTCCGCTCATGGATCGCCGAAGGCAAGAAAAACCTTTAGAGTCTACTCCAGCACAAGAAATGCCTGAGGATGAACAATGGCGTCTCGTCAATCAATCCGGGATCCTCAGCAAAATCCCTGAAGCACCCAAACAAAAAACACTACTAGAAGAAGAGGCACCCTTGGCGAACGAGATATTAGATGCTACCCTCTACATTATCCCATTTTCTACTCTACTCTTGGTAATGGACGTGTCAGTAGGTCTCTATCTTAATTCGTCCTTACTTCAAACGCGACTTTGTTCCATCGCAGTATTATACACAACCAGTACGGCGAATATCCGCCTTTGAAGGAGTTTGCAGGAAGGATGGCATCCGGGGTTCCAAGTGCGTCGAGATGGTCGTGGTCCTTTCCTTATTGACGTTTCCTTCCAGTTCTGGGTCTGTTCGTGTTCTATAGTACGTATCGATGATATAGATATACCGCTCGGTGCGGTATCTGACGAGGGCCCTGTGTAGCTAAACGTCACCAGGATAATCGAAGAACAAAGTTCCTAATGTTCCTGCTCTCTGTTTGTGTCGGCCCTCGACTACTGTACATACTGGCTCGAAGCTCGTTCACAGTGAACATCCGCCAGGTACGTCTATTGTTGGGTTAAGGAGATGCAATGGCTCATCTGATTTCAGGCCCCTCCTTTGATCACCCTTTGGATCTATACCATTGTTCAACTGGACTTGGGACCTGCGTTTTTGAATCTAGTCATTTGTGGGCTTTTCGTTTGGTGGAAAGACTTGAGACGTTATTTGATATGAGATGGGAAATCGTATATTGCGTATTCGCTGTCGTTCCAGCAGTTCTAAACTATGAATAATTCGACCGATATAATTACTAGTTGTCTGCTCGATCATACGCCAGCCACAGGTAGCCGTCTGGAACCAGTCGGACACCTTCACGAGCGAATGCGCCAGGATCCACGCGGGAGTCCTCAAATGCACGGATTAATATCTGCTCGATAATACGCCTGCTACTGCTTGTATTCTGGAATCAGTAGGGCACCTTTTTACGAGCACCAGAGACGAAAGAATATTCAAAAGACACTCTGAGTTGTGTAGTTCATTCAGCATCCTGTTTCAAGATGATGGTCATCACAGTacaaacaaaaaagaaagaaagaaatagaaaaagatAATCCCTCTTACACGCCGCCACCGGAATCTAATTCTCCGGCCAAAAGCTCAACACGTCGCTGCAAATGACTTTCATGAGATTGTGCTAAGGCGAATAAGGCGAAACATACTCTATATGTTATATTCCGTCCCTCCAGGACTGCTCGAAGGACGCGGAATTGCCATCGAAGACGCCTTGTGCATTTATGGCGAATCGCACTTTCGTCTTTATCCAGACGCTCCACGAATGCCTTATAAACACGATCATCTCTAGCAAAATAAGATATCTTCCAGAGCTCAAATTTTAACTCGTTTGACGACGTGATATGACCTACTGGTATTGGTTCGCCTGTTATCGAATGCAATGCGATAGACCAAGCTGCCATCATCAATAAGTCAACAGTGGCATTGGCGACGCTGGCGAATTGTCAGCGAAGCCATCAATGTCAAACAAAAACTTACTAGTCCTCCAATGTGGCAATCAATTCAGCTTTCCCCAACTCTTTTGTGGCATATCTTCGAACGCTTGTCTCTGCGATACGGACCGGCTCACCAGATGTCCCCGCTCTTAGAGCAAGAGATACGTTCAAGGTTTGGTCGGAGACCCATTTGTCACCTTCCGACATAATGAGGGTTTGCATGAATGAAGCAGTGAGATCACTTTGTGAGCTTGATAGTCCATAATCGATGGCAAGTTTAAGATTCGTCCCTATGGGTAATGTTAGAACAGTATTGAAGGAAACAACCACTCACTCAAAGCTTTCAGTAATGTCTTCGTCTTGGGTTTTCGCAGGTCCGACTCATCAAGATGGTTGATGTACCGGCTAAATGCGCCCAAGAGAACGATTGCAACTTCTCTATGAGAGGTGCCTATTCGCATCGCGTGCAATAAGGGGGTGGCATCCCCCCATTTACGCAACAGAAGCTAGAACGATATGTGAGGAGAACTATGGGATAGAGTTGGATGATGAACCAACGTGGAAAGCTTTATCACGTATTTCCATCAGATAGACTATGTTCTTCTGTTCAACTGCACGTAGAACTTCAAATGGCTGCAGGAAACTGCGACTGAGAGACGTTACGGTCGTGGGAGGTATGACCTTCGAACCTGAGGGTCTTTCCAAGAGCCAATCGCCTTCTGGTCCTCTTCGTGTTTACTAAGTGGTTGCTTTGGTGATCGCGTTGAGGCGGAAGACGTCGTCGAAACATCGCTTCCCCGTCGTTTAGAGAGGTCGGTGTCCATGACTTCTTGTTCCTCAGCATCCTCATGATCTTCGGCTTGAGGAGATGGGGGCGTAGGAGTCCGTCGTAATTGTTTCAATTCAGCCTTAGATATagaatcttctgcttctcgcTGGATGAAAGCTCAAGGTGAACTTTGTAAAAGTGATGATACGAATGAGGTTAAACACCTACAAGTCGAAGGCAGACGATCGAGGAGACATGGATCGGGAGGCAAAGATTGTCGTTTGCTCGGTGAGGGGGAGCGCAGAGCGCTATCGAGCCTGTCAATTAATTCTTCAAGAACTGGACCATGGTTGTATCCTAACATGACTAGGGATAGATAAGATTCTGTGGCGTAGCATGAGTGCGTTGCATGAGAGTTGTATAGTCACGACAGGTCACGTCACGTAACTCTCTGTAACTCCACAACTAAACACGTGCACTAGTCATTCCGCACACAGAATGTTAAATATTTGGAAACAGAGGTGGAGAACAGATACTTCTGACCAGCATGGTGGGGAAGATCAATCTCTGCGCGGTGGAACCGGGGCCAGTGTATTCAGCCCTGAGAGCATTGCAACTGTTCCTCCCGTAGGAGGATCTTCCACAGATACGACCGGAACTCCCTTACCTGCACATTTGATGAAAAGGAAGTCTGGACCAGAGGGGGTCTCGTTTGGATGTGCACTCAAGAAGGCCAGATGGCATGGCGAGCATTCAAAGTCGAGCTATGAAGAACCTGTCTTTTTAGAACCCGATATCATAAAGAGGGTTACAGAGGAAAATAGCAAGTTTCTCTCATTGTTAGCATCACTCCTTTTCTCACCATTTTGCAGCAATTCTTTCCTTTCGTTCTCTTAAAGGTTTCAGCCAAGTTACCGTCTGTTTTCTTGCGGCTTAGAGTGTTCTTAGATGCCATCGTCGCCGTTCAGCGATATATGGTTCTCACCCAACAACAAAGGATGTCGGGACCACCGATATCGTTAATCGTAGCTGAGTGAGTTTCCCAACTTTAGCTGTCCGTCCTGCCTCATTATTCTCGTAGTGACCAAGAGGCGTCAGAACACATAGCTCTTGGGTTAAAAGAGGAATTTCCAAACCTGAACTTCTCTCTTCGTGCCGCCCTCGATGATAACAGATATCAATTACTGACGAACCCCCACCATATTCTCATTTCGTCGGAAGTAAGAGACTTATCCATTTCCAGTCCCTTTTGCTTATTCCTGTGGCCAGGCCTTGCTCACTGCACTCGAGATGAGGGCATTGTCTCTTGAACAAGTGTACTCTATGGCGCTCATCTGTCAAACCAACTCGGGAGCGAATCTTCGATTGACCGTTACCAAGTTTCTACGGGAGTATTACCGGTCTCTGCCTTTCGAAACACGACCTCATGTTCTCGCGATACTAATTTCCGCAGCTGATGTTTGCTCCAGACGAGATTTCAGCATTCTAAAGTTAGAATGGGAACTACAATCCGTGGTTTATGGGTTATCTGATTCATACCGGGAGGAATGCTTATGTTTTCCCACTCCCGCTGAAACCACCGCCCTTTACGACCCCTCTGCATTTCAACATAATACTCCTTTGTTGGCTCGCATACGCTCTTTGGACCCTACCGGGAATGATGCTCGACGGATAATGGTAACTTCCGGCTATGCCTTGGCCGAGGTGGGCCCGTGGGCTGCCAATTGGGTTTGGAAGCATGCCTTTTTGGATAATAGCAAATGTCAGCCAGCCTCTCCTTCCAACAAGGAGTGGGAGCTCCGGAATATTGTCACGGACGAGCCCGTCAAGTCTGCGGATGCTTCCCTGAATTCCATTCACTTCAACCTGAGTTTGAAGGCAGTAAAACTGTTTCAGATACTCAAAGCCTGTGGATCGCGCGGGGAGGAATTCCGTGGGATTGTTTTTGGTGAGCGGCTGCCATATCTCTATCCTATGAGCTAATTGGCGTTTGGCCAGTTCGTCGACGAATTGTTGCGCTGGCATTGACAGCACTGATTCAGTCGCTCGATCGGAATCTGGGTCTCTTACGACCGGTCACCATGGTCCATGGCCATTCTTTGACGGCTGCCGCTGGGGTACATTCTTTTACCATTTCTGTCATCACTACTCACACATGAGTTTAGTTAGTTGAGCAGCTAGACCGTGGTACGTACAACTTGGCAATTGCCACAAGATCTTTTGAAGATTTGGAACTGCCTCAAGCCACTGTGATCATCTAGTGCGTGTATCCGTGCAATCATTACCTAGGACTGACCAAATCCCTTCCAGTTACGACTTATTTGATAGTCAAATTTCCCGAGCACTGGCACATGCGCGGCTCCGTGAGAAAGGTCAAATAGTATACATGGTAGAAACAGGGAACGCCAAACATCGTAGAATATTGTCTCGAATTTCGCGCCCCGCTCCCTATGTCCGAAGGTGGGCTGCGATCCTTCGGCACGCACCTGAAAGTTCTGTTCCTCCCGACACCAAAGATCCCGTTGACACCTATATTTCAGAcagcgaggatgaggatgaggatgagcgGACGATCCGGGACCCTGTCACTAATGGCGCCTTAACGATCAGGAATGCCTCCGTAGCTTTGTATCGCTTCTCGTCGACATTTTTTCGTCATACCGCCAGATACGTGCCTCTTTTTGAGTTCGACGAAGTCGCCGAACATGAAAACAATGGGAAATGCCGCATGTCTCGCTGCAGGGTGGTCCTTCCAGGTTTCTCAGTGGTGAACGCTTGGTCCTCGCCATATAACTCCAAAGCTATTGGGAGGCGTGAGGCCAGTTATTTCGCATGCCTCGCCCTTTTCAACGCCGGACTATTGGACTACCGtttctttccatcctctGGAAAACACCTCCGGGACATTCGCGTCATGTCCGATACCCTTGCACCACTGGGCGAGGTCTTTCCAGGAACCAGAACATACCCTAAGAAGGCACCAGAATTTTGGAAAAACTGTTCTCATCCCCGTATCGACCGCCTCTTCCCACTCATCATAAACCTACCCAAAAGCACTTCCTATCCATATCACAGTCCAATGCTGCTTTGCTGTCCTCAGCCTTTACCTGAATTTCCGGAGTTCAGAGCTTTTTTCAACGGGATAGCGACGTCGGTACAACTTATCAAAGCTGAGCCACTCAGAATCGATCACCAACAGCTAGAAATCCTGTTGTCTTATTCTATACGAATATGGAGATATGTACGAAATAAACCATACTCGTGTTCCGCCGACAGCGTTCCATATTTTTTTGCTCCTGTCGTTTGGGATTCGATTGTGTTCAAATCATCTAACAAATGCTACAGTCTTCCCGACGTCTCTAAGGCTATACCCTGGGACCTAGCTTCAGTCGCTGCTCGCAATTATGCGATACCATTAAAGTTCGGAGCGTCCGACGTTGTCATGGCCGATGTCTCCGATGCAATCCTTATGGATCGCTGGACTGAGTTTACAAGACGTTACCAAGTCGTACAAGTACGGCCTGATCTGAATCCACTGAGCCGACCTCCAAATTCTGTACCGGTGCGTAACATGCCATAGTGCAAGGTATACCTTGTTCATGTTCTTCCTTACAGGGGAACACGGAATATGAAAGCTTCCTAGAGTTTTTCAAAGCTCATCGCCGTGGATTTAACGGACTGAAAGATAACACTCAAGCTCTGGTTGAGGTTACTTCCTTCCCCGGATTCTTAGACCGCCTGAATCCAACGACCCGCGAGCCCCAAGTCGACCGGTCTAGTCTTCGACGTGTGTATCTGAAAACTTCACCATGATAAACGCTGACTCTTTTGCAGTTTTTATTCCAGAAGTATGTGCTAAGTGTACCATACCTGCAAGGTGGACTTTTTTGTGCGTTGGCGATTCACTCAGATCTCACGAGCCTTCTGATAGCACTATGCGTTCGgtctttctccttccttgCATTCTGCAAAGaatggaggagtacttgcTCGTAAAGGAACTTAACGCAAGGCTATTCAATCACGCACTATCCGACACTCTCCTTCATATGGCGCTGGCGGCGCCATCCGCAGAGATCGAATACGACTACGAACGTTTGGAAATTCTGGGTAGTTATCGGCATTCTCCGGTCTCTTCATCCGTATTGGAGCTTACATTCTGGTTAGGCGACTCTTTCATCAAATATTTGAGCTCGATTTACGTCTTTGCAACACAACCGAATCAGGACGGAGGCCACATGCATCAAGCCAGGCAAGACATCATTAGTAACAGATCGTTGTTTGAGTCTGCTCTCTCCGTAGGACTCCCCGCTTATATCCATTCCCGGTTATTTACACTAAAAAATTGGCCGCCTTCGAATTTCACTGTTGAGACTGTATCTGATGCCAATAAAACTCCGCAGAGTAGTCTGGTTGCAATCACCGCGACAGTGAACAAGGTATCTAAAGTTACAGTTCCCTCCATACCCAGCCAGTCGACAGATCACGGAGAGGCGGGTTCacacaagaaaaagaagagagggaagaacaAACAACGCGCGGCCGACCGGGACGTGCATTGGTTGGGTGATAAGGTCATTGCCTCTTTACTCGTTCAATGACCAACATTGAAGTTCTCAGACATACGCGTTAGGCTATTGCAGACGTTGTTGAGGCTATAATAGGAGCGGCTTACATTTCCGGCGGTCCCGAAGTCGCTTTGAGGACTGCAAAAGCTTTGACGTTACCTATACATGGAATTGAACAGTGGTCCGATTTTGGGAGGATAGCAGATCAAAATCCCCTCCCTGTTCAACCAACGTCAACATGGATACCAATTCATGAACTCGAAGCTATCGTGGGTCACCAATTTAGACGGCCTCATCTACTTGCCCAGGCTTTGGTTCGTAATTTTCTCAAGGTCGCTGTGGACCACATAAACGACCCATCTTGTTCGCTGATCGTTACTATAGACCCACGTCACCAAAGCAAACCGCGAAGTAGACCCTTACAACAGACTCGAGTTCATCGGAGATGCCATCTTGGAGTTCAGTGAGTCCCCCCTTGGCTTGCAATGTGGCAATTGACACCGATGTTATTCAGTGGTGGTTCGACACATTTTTGATCGAAACCCACAATTGACCCCCGGGGCTCTGACGATATTAAAGGTGATTTGATTTAACCTGTTACTTGGCGTGTCATTTTAGGACTTAGGCACCATATTACCGAACTTTACTAGAGTGCAATGGTCAGCAACTCTACTCTGGCGGCTATCGGTGTGCGCTCTGGACTTTATCGCTACTTGAGATTTGAGGGGACCCCGCTCATGAGTGGAATTAAGACGTACGTGATTGCCTtgcaagagaaagagagtggAGAGCGGCTGCGTGCCGCAAAGGATGGGATATCTTCTGGCCAGTATTGGTGTGATATTGAGCCACCAAAGGTACTTTTCTTCCCGCATTAACCTCAGGTAATTAATCAAGGCTCTCAGCCACTAGcagatattgtggaatccaTTATTGGGGCACTGTACATCTCCGACAATTTCTCTCCTGTCGGCACAAATAATTTTTTCAACAAAGTGCTCAGGCCCTTTTATGATGAGCACATCACTCTTCAAACACTCTATCATCATCCAACTAAGGTGATTCTTGAATTAATTCAGGGCAAAGGATGTCAGCAGTTCAAGATTTTGAGGGAAGGAGCTGAATGTTTAGGTAGGCTCAATAGACTTAACTGAATTATCTTGTCTCTAATTGCTCGACAGTTTTGGTGCATGGTGTGGTACTGGCAAGCGCACGGGACATTAATGCGGCCACGGCCGCAAGATTAGCGTCCGTGTTCGCATTGAACGCGATAGAGGGGGACCCCGATTTCCTCCTAAGAACTTGTGATTGCTGGTCAGTAGTAAAAGCAAAGCTGGAACCTGCCCAAGAAAGGCATCTTACAGATGTCCTCGCCGGTTTCGAGGAGGGCGACGTTGTGTTTTAGAGTTTGTAGTCGAGGCCATACAATCCATCGTTTCTCGTCTATTCTCTATCAAATAGAAAAATTATTGAACAATACACGTATATCTAGAATTCCATCCGATGCTCTAGAGCCATAATAAAAGGTGGCGATTACTCGGATGTACTGGCCAAAGTTTTGTTACTGTAAGAGGGTCAGAGAAGGGTCTGTGGTGAGAGTTGTCGATAACGTACAGCTGATATCTAGCGGCTAAGAAGGGAACAGCAAATCCTAAGCCGAGGAAAGCGACTATGCTTGCTCCAAAGATCTTGCGAGAAGAGGGAGTGTGGGGCCAGCTAAAGGGAAGGTGCTTGAAACGAATGATTGTTCAGGAGTTGCTCGAATCCGAGAGAAACCAGTTATACATACGTGGTATCCGCCGTGGGCAGCCGAGCAAGATGGAGCGCTAGGGAAAAGCCAGATCAATTGTTCTGTCGTGCTGGACATAGCCTAAGCCTTACCTGGTTCGGAAGGAACGGGAGAGGGGGCTTCGAATGACTGAGCGAGAGAGAGTGGTGAGCATGATGAACTAGGAAAGTTTTGGGTAAGATTGCTCGTGAACGAGTTGGAAAGAAATACCTTGGTCGTGAAGGTCGAAGGCGA encodes the following:
- a CDS encoding uncharacterized protein (CAZy:GH47); its protein translation is STRASSSLDSSNQWTPQRKLLAREQTRELWYHGFDNYMTFAFPLDELTPLSCSGQGPDWENALNIGYNDVMGNFSLTLIDVLDTFVVLNDRPGFENAVKDVIEWVSFDVNTKPQVFETTIRVLGGLLSGHIYANKTGPFHLPWYKGELLDMAHDLGTRLLPAFSTPTGIPYARVNLRRGVIKGETTETCTAGAGSLILEFATLSRLTGDDRFERAAHKAFFALWNRRSDIDLVGNTINTWTGEWNSPEITGIGAGIDSFYEYALKWYILSGDVEFLDVWDDAYTSIMRYSRSTDGFWYRLVNIRSGDVAYNTIDSLSAFWPGLQVLAGDIQNAVRLHMLYYNLWRKHSGIPEVYDTSFRQATSHGYPLRPEFIESTWYLYRATRDPFYLDVGERVLFDITTRAKVACGLTGIQDLRTNKRDDRMESFALSETLKYLFLLFDEKNPLHEDDSNYVFTTEGHLLTLDSQHLKPISSVRRKLRKIEKHQCPSYEPSTTSGSGPQTKPGLVMGVRGRSDADYSRELVDLNATDLDSRFWFSDGQCDAPKPELYSYDFILSSNGRLVPEDLSPSLLKLTPASDGYIIQNITGIRTHIVRRLDGKGFDIRKLGHYAVRPGNLVYINDTSLILGPSTDSETTRSPAVQLHFYVDQVDPMRTVFPPLDDGGFEEVTVTGFTAFFGGDLSPASPKSRKKPLKFSGEVPVYRDATNVFGCSPYAKSFHGGAILIRRGECTFLQKLVEARNSGAAGVLVVNDDNIGINPTANPDELAAAGDLSDVAMAVLPHDIGMVVEELLDMGTDRGIRQPMVILEHEREPPISEVKETDNKKDEKGSNKILYLNGHPLQNTRLLF